The following coding sequences are from one Leucoraja erinacea ecotype New England unplaced genomic scaffold, Leri_hhj_1 Leri_1742S, whole genome shotgun sequence window:
- the LOC129716145 gene encoding acetylcholine receptor subunit beta-like produces the protein LKDNTRLGLGVQPDRLLSEMRWLMNDIGQHAVLPPDLKSAVEAIKYIAQELSEQEEFDELRKDWQYVAMVVDRLFLFIFISFTTIGTLTIFLDATYNVPPTDPFYDPYS, from the exons CTTGAAGGACAACACCAG GCTGGGGCTGGGGGTGCAGCCAGACCGGCTACTGTCGGAGATGAGGTGGTTGATGAACGATATCGGGCAACATGCAGTCCTTCCCCCCGATCTCAAGTCGGCCGTCGAGGCCATCAAATACATCGCCCAGGAACTGTCGGAGCAGGAGGAGTTCGATGAG CTGAGGAAAGACTGGCAGTACGTTGCCATGGTGGTGGATCGCCTGTTCCTCTTCATCTTCATCAGCTTCACCACCATCGGGACCCTCACCATCTTCCTCGATGCCACCTACAACGTGCCCCCCACCGACCCCTTCTACGACCCCTACTCctga